The Lepus europaeus isolate LE1 chromosome 1, mLepTim1.pri, whole genome shotgun sequence genome contains the following window.
TTGCCTAGCCTCGGagctaggaagcagagcagccggggttGGGATGCATGGCCCATGGCAGCCCAGTGCCAGGGTGGCTTCGGGGCACCACACTTAGGCCTGTCTTTGTCTGGCCTCATCTCTTGCGGGAAAACCCTGGATGGTTAGTGTGACGACACAATTTTGAAAGCGCTCAGGCTAGGGCTCCCCACCCCCTTCAGGTGTGTGAGTGCTTGCGTGTACACCCCAAGATATTCACTTTCTCTCCCAGCCTAGAGAACCGGTCTGGACTGTGCCCTCAGTTCTCCATTTCCCTACAGTGCTGAACACCTGCCGCCACTCCCAGGCTCCCCTTGTCccagcagagggagacacaccAGCACCAAAAATCAGCCTGCAGGGCTCTTtgctgggctgggagcaggggggTGCCTTGGTCTGTTTCTTTCCCAAGCGTTCCGGGGCCAcccagcccccccacacacacacctgaaacGGCCTCCATGCAAAGGCTTTGAGGGGCAGGCGAGGAGCCGGCCACccagccaggctgcaggctggATCTGCAGAAGCCACCAGCCCATCCTCCCGGGTCTCCTGGGGGCTCCAGCCTTGCCCAGCTGGCCTTCAGGGCATGGTGGCCGGCCCTGACCAGGACCTtgggagctggagggaggggaggccagCTGATAGGGTGAGCGGGGAGAGCAGCCAGCAGAGAGAGGCCTGGGGACAGCTGATCCCTTCCCACCTGGGGCCTCCCTCCCGGCTCTGTTTTGCTTGTGCAGCTGATTTCCTGCCAAGACAGCAGTGACTCCTGACCTCCTCCTTGCCCGCTGTCCCACGTCCGCTTTACCAGCTAGAGACAGCCCTGGAGGAGCAGGGCTGAAGCTGACGGAGCTGGCCTGGCCCACCTTTCACCTCTCCTCCCGGCTCCCCTCCACGCCCCCCTACCCAGAATCGCACTTGGTCTGAAGGCAGCTGCTGGTGAAAATATGCTCATGCCATACTGTGGGGGCTTCAGCATGTGAccccacctgggagagcagtcgGGCACAGTGGGAAGTCGGGGGGACACGTTGCCTCCTCTCCTGGATGGCTCACCCCCACTTCCACTCATCCTGGTTCTTCAGACAGGCATAGCTGGGCCTCTCAGGGTCTCTTGGGTGAAAATCACCCCCACGCCAACCGCCATCCCAAGAGGCCAAGTTCATATTGGGATTTTCCTAAAGCGTCATTCTCAGGGTCAAAGCTCCAACCCCCGTGGCACTAAGGAGCCCCATCCTCAGCCCTGCCAGAGGCGAAGTCCCCAGCCAGCTCTGGAGACCGCGTCTCTGCTTCCCTGAACAGCCTTTTCCTCTGAGGCCTCTCTGCAGGACATGTCAAGGACATAATAACAACATCAATAAACACTAATACTTAGGAGCACTTCTTGTATGTCAGATGCATGCTAAGCACATCACAGCCCTCCGAGTTCTGCTAGCAGCCCTCTGAGCTTGGGGTTATTATTGTCGTTCTCAGTGTGCAGAAATGGAGCCGCTGACCGAGTAAATGATAAGGTCTTGCAGGGTCTGTCCCTtgccccgcacccccacccccccgccagaGGTCTGGCCACTAAGTGTGAGGAAGGTCTGGGAGCCTCTGCACAGATCCTGGGTGAGaagaggggcagggaggctgaCGCTCATCTGGGGTTCACCCACGGTGTGCCTGGACTTCAGATCCTTcgagagcagtcaggactcgaactggctcccgtatgggatgcaggcactgcagacggaggcttaacccactatgccccagcaccggcccccagatccTTTGAGACTGAATGCTGTGACTGCGCGTCCTCTGTCCGAGCCCATCTCAGCTCAAGCCGCCCGCTCTTTTGTCCTGGTCCTCACCCCTTGCCCTGGGGCACCCCAGAGCAGGTAGACATTGCAGGGTCCTCACCATTCTTGGCATGCCGTATGGCTAACTATTTTATGTAAGAAAGGTTTATAGACTGCTTACTGCTCTGCCCTAAATGGTTTACAAGCAAAGGAGCGAGTTACCAAGCATCTTGGCTAGTGCAAGGGAAAGAAAGTTCTGCACAGAGCAAGGGCCTGAGGAAAGTGATGCTGGCTCCAGAGAAAACTCGCTGAGGACTGAGGCTCGGCGTGGGGTTCCATGTTCGTTCTGCTTCCTGCTAGCTGTGCAGTGCTCATGTACCTCCTCCCTCCCCGGGAGGGGTCAGTGAGCCAGGGTCCCTGCAGACAGGTGGCAGTCTTTGCTCTCCCTCCAGACTTCCCCCCAGTCTTCCACATCAAACTCAAGGACCAGGTGCTGCTGGAGGGAGAGGCAGCcaccctgctctgcctgcccGCGGCCTGCCCTGCACCCCGCATCTCCTGGATGAAAGGTAAGGAGGTcacagagaaggggctgggagAGACCAGGGCCTGGCTGAACGTGGCTGAGGGATGCTGGGGTGGAGGGCCAGTGGGAGTGCCTAGACAAGCACCCCTCACTCAGCAGCCCCTCTGGCTCCTGCTCGCCCACAGACAAGCAGTCCCTGCACTCGGAGCCCTCAGTGGTCATCGTGTCCTGCAAAGATGGGCGGCAGCTGTTAAGCATCCCCCGAGCGGGCAAGCGCCATGCCGGCCTCTACGAGTGCTCAGCCACCAACATCTTAGGCAGCATCACCAGCTCCTGCACCGTCGCCGTGGCCCGTGAGCCTGGGGCAGGGTctcgggctgggggaggggacgggaAAATGGTGGGGCCCAGGGTGATGGGCCCTCTGCTGGGGTTGGGGGCTCTCTGGGACTATAGCCCTCTCGCTGCCAGGTGTCCCAGGGAAGCTGGCTCCTCCAGAGGTGCCCCAGACCTACCAGGACACGGCACTGGTGCTATGGAAGCCGGGAGACAGCCGGGCCCCTTGCACGTACACATTGGAGCGGCGGGTGGATGGTAAGGGACAGGATGGGGTGGCGGGTGGCAGAGAGAGGAGCTTGGGGAGGCGAGTGCCCTCTCTGGGCAGAAGTCTCCTCCTGCAGCTTTCCTCAGTGGTCCTGGGGGCTTGGGGCTCATCCGCTCcccactgctgcctgcaggggaGTCTGCTTGGCACCCCGTGAGCTCAGGCATCCCCGACTGTTACTACAACGTGACGCACCTGCCCGTCGGCATGACCGTGAGGTTCCGGGTGGCCTGTGCCAATCGTGCCGGGCAGGGGCCCTTCAGCAACCCTTCCGAGAGGGTCCTCATCAGGGGCACTCAAGGTCAGTGGGCTGGCGAGGCTTTGGGAAAAGGAAGGGACACCCTGAATCCAGGGTCCACCCTGTGCCTGATTCCCTGATGGTCATTTTGCTTCCTCTTAGAGTCTCCAGCTCTGCCGTCTGCTGTCCACCAAGACGCCCCTGTTACCTCAGGGCCAGCCAGGGCCCCGCCTTCTGACTCTCCTACCTCACTGGCCCCTACCCCAGTGCCCCCGTCAGTCACTCTCAGCCCCCCATCTGCACCCACCTCTCCCAACCAGACCTTGTCCTCGCTCAAGGCTGCGGGTCCACCACCCCAAACCCCACCACGAAAGCACAGGGGCCTGCAGGCCACCCGGCAAGCAGAGCCCACTCCATCCAGCACCCAGGTCACCCCAAGTGAGCCCAAGCCTTCAGTCCCTGACGCTGGGAGCccgaccccagcccccacccctcaaGGGGCTAAACCAGCGTCTTCCCGTACTCCGCTCTATATGGTCACTTCCTTTGTgtctgcacccccagcccctgagcccccagcccctgagcccccTCCTGAGCCCATCAAGGTGACCGTGCGAAGCCTCAGCCCGGCCAAGGAGGTGGTGGGCTCCCCGGGGGGCGGTCCTCCCAGCTCTCCCAGGCCCGAGGGCACCGCTCTCCGACAGGGCCTCCCGCAGAAGCCCTACACCTTTCTGGAGGAGAAGGCCAGGCAAGCAGGGCTGGGGACGGGAAGGAGGACGAGGCGCGAGAGGGCTGGAatgtggggagtggggggagaacgggaggctgggctggggcacggAGCTGAGCTCTGGGCATCGCCTGGACTGAGCTCGGGTGTGCTCGGGTGTGCCCGGCACTGCCCTGAGCTTGTTAACCATGTGGTCTCCAACACTCTGAGAACGAGGCCCTGCGGCACCAtcaccatttcacagatgggaaagcagagaaaaagtTGTGGGGTTTCCTTAGGGCGCGCGGGTGGAGCTGGAACCCTGGTTCCTAGGGGTGAACTCTTGTCCCCAGGAATCCCTGCTGCCCCCTTAGCCCTCGCGATGTGAGtgtcccctcctgccccctgAGCCTGTGgtgtcccccccacacacacaggggtCGCTTTGGTGTCGTGCGGGCGTGCCGGGAGAATGCCACAGGCCGAACGTTTGTGGCCAAGATTGTGCCCTACGCGGCTGAGGGCAAGCGGCGGGTCCTGCAGGAGTACGAAGTGCTGCGGACGCTGCACCACGAGCGGCTCATGGCCCTGCACGAGGCCTACATCACCCCTCGCTACCTCGTGCTCATCGCAGAGAGCTGCGGCAACCGGGAGCTCCTCTGCGGCCTCAGCGACAGGTAGCCGGGGGCTCGGCGGGAGCAGAGCGCGAGATCGGGCAGGCTGGGCTGCGatgtcacctgctgtgtccctgctcccccaccccaccccaggttcCGGTATTCAGAAGATGATGTGGCCACCTACGTGGTACAGCTGCTGCAAGGCCTGGACTACCTCCATGGCCGCCACGTACTACACCTGGACATCAAACCGGACAACCTGCTGCTGGCCCCTGACAATGCCCTCAAGATCGTGGACTTCGGCAGTGCCCAGCCCTACAACCCCCAGGCCCTGCGCCCCCTTGGCCACCGCACCGGCACGCTGGAGTTCATGGGTGAGACAACCAGCTGCCGgccgtggggggcgggggggttgGGGCCCGGCcagaggagcagcagccagggtttggcccACTGGAGTGCTTGCTGTGTGCAGACAATGAACTAAGCCCTCTGTGTgcactctctttcaaatgacCCTTGCAATATTCCTGCAGTTTGGCATGAAATTATCCCCCGCTCCCCTTTCTACAGAGGGGGCCACAGAGGTACCCTGAAGTTGCGCTGTCCAACTCGACAGCCATAAATGGTAGAGGCAGCATTTGCAAGCACTGGAAAGACAGGAGAGCCACTTACTATGTTATATAAATACGGGGAAGCAGCTACCTGCCAAGTGCTTGCGTTCGGAAGCTCTGTTCCTTAGTCGCTCTACGAGCCGCACTCACAGATGAGGCAGTggggagccaggcaggcaggggaaATCACCCCACATCCCACAGCCGCCGGAAGGGCCAGGCCTGGGACTGGGTCAGCCGGCTGATTGCAAAGGCTGTCACCTTCCATGTTGGCTGCATTCTTTGTGAATGGGCGCCCTGGCTCGGAGCTGATCACAAGAACTGGCGCCCCCAGTTCGCAGCCTCTCTGGACTCCTGGGCACCACACCACACAGTGCCTGGGTTACTTCCTCAAGTGCCTCCCACATCTCCTGGGCACCGCCGCCCTCTCTGTCCtgcatgctggcccccagggcctgctgagCGGTTGCATCCTTGGTCTGGTGGCCCGGGGCCCAGTCCTGCTCCTGTAGCCCCGGGGCCTTCCCTgctccccgccctcccccccccccccccggatcaGCATGGCCCTGTCTCTTGTCAGCTCCTGAGATGGTGAAGGGAGATCCCATAGGCTCTGCGACGGACATCTGGGGAGCAGGTGTGCTCACCTACATCATGTGAGTGCCCCGGCCCTGCCCAGACCCCCTGGCCCATGTCAGAGCCCCAGAACCCCCCTCTGCCCACATTCTCTGCCCCCATGTCCCTGCCTTCCTGCACAACCCCCCCAAACCTTGCGTAACACTGCCCCCTGGATGCCCCCACCCTGATGTCCCCCAGGCCTGGGGGTGAGTCTCACCCTCAGTCTCACAAGTCAGCTCAACTGTCTTGTGCACAACAGGCTCAGTGGACACTCCCCCTTCTATGAGCCAGACCCCCAGGAAACAGAGGCTCGGATTGTGGGGGGCCGCTTTGATGCCTTCCAGCTGTACCCCAACACATCCCAGAGCGCCACCCTCTTCTTGCGCAAGGTTCTCTCAGTACATCCCTGGTGAGTGGGCCCTGGCCGGCCAACCTCCCCAGGTTACCTGCCGCAGACTGCCTGGGCTCAGCCTGTGCCCAGCTGCCCCGACTTCTCCCCTGCCACTAAcacgctgctgctgcttctgcttgGTGGCCCTGAGACCTGCCGTGCAAAGCTGGTAACAGCCCGAGCATGGGCAGAAGCACCATCCCCATTGCAGAAGGCGGGAACCTGAGCTCCAGCTGCCCCAGATTGTGCTGTAGGGCTGGGTGGAGGATTGGGAGGCGGGGCTGTGGAAGCACAGAGCCCACCTGCTCCGGGAGCCCGGCCTCCAGGCTCACCGCCCTGGCTGTGCCTGGCAGGAGCCGGCCCTCCCTGCAGgactgcctggcccacccctggctgcagGACGCCTACCTGATGAAGCTGCGCCGCCAGACGCTCACGTTCACCACCAACCGGCTCAAGGAATTCCTGGGCGAGCAGCGGCGCCGCCGGGCCGAGGCCGCCACCCGCCACAAGGTGCTGCTCCGATCCTACCCTGGCAGCCCCTAGCgagggagcgagcgagcaagaggcACGGAccacagcccagcctggggctcccactCGGGCTTCCCCACCCACGCCGCGGGACATTCCAGGGCCCACGCTGAGCCGGAATACCACCAGCAGCAGCCTCTGGCCAGGCTATTACCTCACGGACCTGCACCTGGGGGGACAGAGGCCCCCAGGGCTGTGGCCTGATGCCACCCCTGGTCAGAGCCACAGCAGAAGACCCAttggccaggctgggcaggggagggaacaggaagaggggcaagaaGGGAATGGAAGGTGAAGAGGAAAAGAcacggagggggagggggggaagactCCAGGAGGGCTCCaggggtggaggggcaggcagTGCATCTCAGGGAGAACCAGGGAGGGCGGACAAGGCCGGAGAGGAGCAAGAGGAGGGGGCCCAGGTATCAGGGCAGCGGGCTGGCAGCAAGTATGGATGGAGCAGGGCGCAGGACACAGAGATGGTgccaggaagccagagccaggatgtgagggtgggaaggtgggtgagGAGAGGGGCCTCGGGTAGGGGCAGGTGGGCCAGCTGCAGGCATCCCCGAAAGTGAAGACACAGAGGGCCGGGGCAAGTGGCCCCTCCGCCTGGATCTCTCGTCCTGGGCCGTGGATGCAGCTTTGGGCACCCTGCCGGCCCGAGGATGTCCCCACCACCCCTCCATGGCCTTTGCCCTTCTTCCCattcgtatttatttatttattgactttcaTGAAGTTTTCCCTTCCATCCAATCCCAGTGGCCCGTGTtgtcctgcccttcctcccccgccctgcccccgccgCCATCCAGCTGTCTCtgcagctctctgtctgtctgtcacaaGGAGAATAAAAACAGCAAGCCGCAGGACCTGCGTGGTGTCTGGGGAGGGAGGACTGGGTGGATGTGAGCCCCAGGGACGGGACAGTCAGCCCTCTCTGGGCTGCTCGGAGCCGAGGCGTGCTCACACGCAGCCGGTGGCATAGCAGCTGACACCTGGTGGCGGAAGAGCTGCTGGAGGAACCAGGACAGGCCAAGCCCCACCCCCTCGGTGTTGGCTCAGGTCAGAGCCCACCGCACGGATGTGTGCGTGCCAGGGACGACCGTGTCTGGTGTTTGCCAGGGACTGAGGGCCACATCAGCTTGGACCTTCTTGTCCCCAAGGTAAGTGAGGGCATCCGCTGGGTGCTAAGGCATCCTCACTTTGGCCATTACCCAAATGGTCTCTGGGTCCTAGAACTGAGCTGCTGGACTCTAGAGCGGGACGGGAGAGGGGGCAGGTCTCCAAGTGTCTAGGGGGGACCATGCCCCTCCACACACAACACACTCCTTGCACACTCTCTCCTTGCAAAGTGAAAGGAACAAAGCCTCCGGCCAGCAGCCAAGAGTGGGCACTGGTGAGTTACCAGTGGAGGCAGAGGGGCCCCTTGGCTCTAGCTTAAACAATGCTTTGCCCTGACCAGCCTCTCTGGTTTCTCAGAACCACAGTGGAGAGGCAAGCCCTATCATCGTAGAGTAATGGGATACTAAAGCCAGCTGGAAGGGATGAGGGAGACACCTCGCCCACCTGTCATGTCAGTGATGGAGATACACAGTTTGCCCGGGAGAACCTCCAAGCCCCTCCACACTGCAAgtgttttcatataaaaatgagGTGCCTGAGCGCATATCTTGATAAATGGTAAAATTCCTCTCCCCTCTGTCTTGAGCTCCCTTCCCATCTCCATTGGAAATGGCATGTGAACTGCTTGTTCCAAACCAGCAGGAGCAAAGGTGatttatggcagcagtgctgtgtcaAAATGGCTCTGATCAAAAGGTGACAGTGCTGCACACCTGGGCGGGTAGTCACAGAGGATGCAGGTGCTGCTCCTACTGGGGGCCACTGAAACCCcgttccccacccccagcagtctGTTGCTCCTATGCACCAGTCTATGCCCCCCGAAAAATGCTTGGGCAGATGGGGGGCTGGGGAGTCAGCGGCAGTGCTCATCTCCAGGGACAGTACACATCCCTCAGACCCTTCTAGGTCTCGTGGAGGGAATGAGAGGGGATGGAGGGCTACTGTTCTCATGGCTCTTTCCCGTCCCCTCTTGGTTTAACCTCAAGCTGCCGCCAGGGGGGCGCAGTGGCAGAAATGGCAATCCTGGGTGGAGtagggtgggtggggagaggaaggcgTGCCACGTGGCCCTATCATGATTGGCTGGATGGACCTTGAAGACCTTGAGGCTACTCTGGCTTCATTCAGGGACACCCCCACAAGCCCCGGCACCCCCTGAAGTGGCATGTTGGGGGAAGGGCATGTTGCAGAGCTGCCCCATCGGTGAGCTGACTCTTGTGGGCTAGGGACTGGTGCTGCCAGGAGGCAGTTGGACAACCCTGACCTGCGAAGGGACGGGGCCTCATCCAGCTGTCCAGCTCTCAAGACACTGACCTGAGGTGCACCCGGGGCCGCTGGGGTTTCCCTCACTGAGCCAGTATCCCAATCATCCTCAGATCCAATGAGGAGTTGGCTTGGATGGGGGGTGGGAAGCTAGGGTCTCAGGGAGCTTGTGGACAGAGATGTGTAAAACCAGGGCCTCACTCTGAGCACCAGCCCAAACTCCTGCAGTCCCACCTGGAAGGTTCTATGCCACCTGCCACCCAGCCAGCCAACTGAAGACCCAAAGTCAGCCCTTCCACCGTGAGTCCCAACCTCAGGGAAACTCCGGACACTCCTGTACCCGCTGGGATGTCCTGAACAGGCAGGGAAGGGCAGAGGCTTGGGGCCTCTGTTACAGCCTGGACTCCCCCGTTTGTCGTTCAAACCCCGGATGTCCAAAGCAGCCTCTGCCAAAAGGCTCAGCAGCCCCCCTCGAGGATGTACCCTGGATGTCAACCACCCAAGGTGCAGAGCGCAGCTTTTGCATCCAGGCCCTTTACGGGTGCCACAGGTGGGGGACCCGTGTGAGCTCTGAGAAAGGAAGGGGTAGAAAAACCCATTCCTATATTGGGCAGTGGGGATGCTGAGCACAGTGTCGGGAACCAGCTGAGTCACTGGATTTAGCGGAGAGCAGTTACTGAGGTTGAAAGGGTGACCAGCAAGAGTGGGTCATTTTATCAGGGTACACAGTTCCTGCCCATCCCCACATAAAGGGTCTGGTGGGCTCAGGGGGCCGGCGGGGCCCGGTGTGTGGACGGGCGGGAGCTGGGTGGTGGGGGTCCTGGGCCTGATCCCACCACGCCTAGGTCTCAGAGGGAGCTGTGCGAGAAGGGCCGGCCGCGGGAGCTGCGGCCGCTAAAAGGCCTGGTGATGATCGCGGGCAGCGCGGCCAAGTCGACTGGCGACGTTCCGGCCTTCCCGCACCAGTTCTGGAGCCAGGGCGGCAAGGAGCTGCGCGGTATCGCTAGGTCTCCGCGGACCTTAACGAGGTGGCGGCACTGGTGGTGCGCGACGGCaagctggcagagctgggccagtgcaGCATCGACATCCCCAACCCGCTCGGCTGGTGCGCGCCTCCTCGTAGAAGGTACCGGTGCCCGGTGGCAGCTCCGCGCGGGCGTCCGCAGCCCCAGGCAGCCGCGCGCGGTCGCCGCTGGGCGTAGCCGGCTCAGAACAGGGCTCTGGCCGGCTCTGGCGCAGGTACGGCCTGGGGCGCACGGCCGCGCTCTTCCCTCCCGATCTCGGCAACTGGGAAGTCAGCGGTGGGCTTGGATCGGGCGACTCCTGGGCCCCAAGGTCACacggctggggaggggcagggccagggtgcgAGTTTTCTGGTTCCCaacccagggcagccagggggaGGCGTCGGCATTCCCAGGAGCCCACCTCCCCATCTCCTTTGATCCTCACTACTGGACCCCCGAAGCCATTGAAactgacaggatgaaaccagaatctggtgcctcgccCAGCGCCACACTCAGGGCTGGAGTCAGCTGGAGAGTTGATGGCCCTGGGGAGGTGATGACCTCATCGGCAGGTCCTTCTCGGggtctccttcccctccccttcccctgggcCCAGCGAAAAGTTCAAAAGGGCCCCAGCAGCACCAAGGCACACAAAGGCACCGCGGAGACACTGGCGCGGAGATTCTGAGCAAGCCAGAGCCCGACGTGGCCTGGACCAAGGACGGGGACCTGGGCGTGGAGGAGGAAGACGACGGGAGAGCGCTCGGACCTGCGGCCAGGGAAAGGCCTGGGCCCAGGAACTAGTCGGCTCGGCTGGGGAACGGGGAGCCGCAGGacgctgctggcccccagggtggCGCTCGCGCCAGGCAGCGCCACGACGTCGCTGACCATCCGCCGGGGCCACGCCCCAGGTCGGCGGCAAGCACGAGGTGTACGCGGAGAACAGCTTGGGCACGGCCCAGAGCTTCGCCCGCGTGGACGTGGCCTCAAAGGGACCTTTTCGCCCCTGCCCCACGCTCAGTGGTGGGTGGGACCGTCCTGTGCAATCGGATTGCTGTCCCGGACCCTCAAGGTCTGTTCTGTTCCTTAGCATCGCCGTCCCGCGCCCGCACTCCACTCTACAAAGTCACGGAGTGCTGGGTCAGAGGGCAGTGCGGGGACGCCCAGACCAGCGCCCCATCTCGCAGACCGTTCATCCGAGGCGGGCTTTCTCCCACGGTGAGACCCTCTTTCCAGGCGGCCGGGCCAGGGAGCCTGCGACTCCGCCTTCTGCTCCGCCCCTAGAGGCTCcgcccctcccagcctggccaCACACCCCTGTTCGTTCCAGTCCTTCGGGACATCAAGCCCCTCCCACTAGAGGCCACTCCCCTCTCACTTGGGCACACCCCTTACAGTCCCCAGTCCTGATACCTCAAGCCCCTCCCACTAGAGGCCACGCCCCTCCCGCACTGTCCACACCCTCTGTAGTCCGACTTTTCCCCGTGACCCAGTGTCCCCCGTCGGTCGCTGTCGTGGGCCCATTCCCGGACCCCTGGGGTCCCAGTCTTAGGGTTCCACCTCCTGCTTCTCAGGCCGCACTGCTCATTCAGGCCCGCCCCTCCCATCCCTTGGCCACGTGCACAGATTCTTTCTCGTGAAGTTGGAAAGGGATGGGAAACAGCTTCAGAACTACAATTCCCGGCAGACCCTGCGGAAGAGGTCTCGCGAGTAGCGAGAAGACACGTGCGCGGAAGGAGCTACGG
Protein-coding sequences here:
- the SPEGNB gene encoding LOW QUALITY PROTEIN: SPEG neighbor protein (The sequence of the model RefSeq protein was modified relative to this genomic sequence to represent the inferred CDS: inserted 2 bases in 2 codons; deleted 1 base in 1 codon; substituted 1 base at 1 genomic stop codon) produces the protein MSKAASAKRLSSPPRGCTLDVNHPRCRAQLLHPGPLRVPQGAGGARCVDGRELGGGGPGPDPTTPRSQRELCEKGRPRELRPLKGLVMIAGSAAKSTGDVPAFPHQFWSQGGKELRXYRXVSADLNEVAALVVRDGKLAELGQCSIDIPNPLGWCAPPRRRYGLGRTAALFPPDLGNWERKVQKGPSSTKAHKGTAETLXAEILSKPEPDVAWTKDGDLGVEEEDRVALAPGSATTSLTIRRATPQVGGKHEVYAENSLGTAQSFARVDVASKGPFRPCPTLSASPSRARTPLYKVTECWVRGQCGDAQTSAPSRRPFIRGGLSPTSDFSP